A region from the Gallus gallus isolate bGalGal1 chromosome 25, bGalGal1.mat.broiler.GRCg7b, whole genome shotgun sequence genome encodes:
- the MEF2D gene encoding myocyte-specific enhancer factor 2D isoform X6, protein MGRKKIQIQRITDERNRQVTFTKRKFGLMKKAYELSVLCDCEIALIIFNHSNKLFQYASTDMDKVLLKYTEYNEPHESRTNADIIETLRKKGFNGCDSPEPDGDDSIDQSPLMEDKYRKGSEDLDILFKRYGSAVPTPNFAMPVTVPVTNQNTLQFSSPGSSLVTQSLVTSSLTDPRLLSPQQPTLQRNTVSPGLPQRPASAGAMLGGDLNNTNGACPSPVGNGYVSARASPGLLPVSNGSTLGKIIPAKSPPPPPHSTQLASNSRKPDLRVITSQSGKGLMHHLTEDHLALNTQRLGVSQATHSLTTPVVSVATPSLLTQGLPFSAMPTAYNTDYQLTSAELSSLPAFSSPGGLSLGNISAWQQQQQQQQQQQQQQQQQQQQQQQQQQQQQQQQQQQQQQQQQQQHLVPVSLGNLIQGSHLSHTTTLTVNTNPNISIKSEPVSPNRERNTATPLSTFPHQPRHEPTGRSPVDSLSSNTSSYEGSERDDPTRTDFSSTLGLLRPGGEPEGESPSVKRMRLDTWVT, encoded by the exons ATGGGGAGGAAAAAGATCCAGATCCAGCGGATCACGGATGAGCGGAACCGGCAG GTGACCTTCACCAAGCGTAAGTTCGGCTTGATGAAGAAAGCCTACGAGCTGAGCGTGTTGTGCGACTGCGAGATCGCCCTGATCATTTTCAACCACTCCAACAAGCTGTTCCAGTATGCCAGCACCGACATGGACAAGGTGCTGCTTAAGTACACTGAGTACAACGAGCCCCATGAGAGCCGGACCAATGCGGACATCATTGAG ACGTTAAGAAAGAAAGGTTTTAATGGCTGTGACAGCCCGGAACCCGACGGAGATGACTCGATAGACCAGAGCCCCTTGATGGAGGATAAATACCGTAAAGGCAGCGAGGATCTGGATATCCTGTTCAAGCGATACGGT TCCGCAGTGCCCACGCCAAACTTTGCCATGCCAGTGACGGTTCCCGTGACCAACCAGAACACACTGCAGTTCAGCAGCCCGGGCAGCTCGTTGGTGACCCAATCCTTGGTGACCTCGTCGCTGACCGACCCCCGGCTCCTCTCCCCACAGCAGCCAACACTGCAGAGGAATACGGTGTCCCCAGGGCTGCCGCAGCGGCCAGCCAGTGCAG GGGCGATGCTTGGGGGTGACCTGAACAACACCAACGGAGCCTGCCCGAGCCCCGTGG GCAACGGCTACGTGAGTGCTCGTGCCTCCCCCGGTCTCCTTCCCGTCTCCAACGGCAGCACTTTGGGCAAGATCATCCCGGCCAAATCCCCTCCGCcgccaccccacagcacccagctcGCCTCCAACAGCCGCAAGCCGGACCTGCGCGTCATCACCTCGCAGAGCGGCAAAGGGCTGATGCACCACCTG ACGGAGGATCACTTGGCTCTG AACACGCAGCGGTTAGGTGTCTCCCAAGCGACTCACTCTCTAACCACGCCGGTTGTTTCTGTTGCCACCCCGAGCCTGCTGACACAGGGGCTGCCGTTCTCCGCCATGCCGACCGCATACAACACAG ATTATCAGCTGACGAGTGCTGAGTTATCTTCGCTGCCAGCATTCAGCTCACCTGGTGGGTTGTCCCTTGGCAACATctctgcctggcagcagcagcagcagcagcagcagcagcaacagcagcagcagcagcagcaacaacagcaacagcagcagcagcagcaacaacagcagcagcagcagcagcaacagcagcagcaacagcagcagcagcagcacctggttCCTGTATCACTAGGAAATTTAAT ACAAGGGAGCCACTTGTCCCACACCACCACTTTGACTGTCAACACCAACCCCAACATCAGCATCAAGTCGGAGCCCGTCTCGCCCAACCGGGAACGAAACACTGCCACCCCACTCAGCACCTTCCCCCACCAGCCCCGCCATGAGCCCACCGGCCGCTCGCCTGTCGACAGCCTCAGCAGCAACACCAGCTCCTACGAGGGCAGCGAGCGAGACGATCCCACTCGCACCGACTTCAGCTCCACCCTGGGGCTGCTGCGCCCTGGTGGTGAGCCCGAGGGGGAGAGCCCTTCGGTGAAACGCATGCGGTTGGATACCTGGGTCACATAA
- the MEF2D gene encoding myocyte-specific enhancer factor 2D isoform X9, whose protein sequence is MGRKKIQIQRITDERNRQVTFTKRKFGLMKKAYELSVLCDCEIALIIFNHSNKLFQYASTDMDKVLLKYTEYNEPHESRTNADIIETLRKKGFNGCDSPEPDGDDSIDQSPLMEDKYRKGSEDLDILFKRYGSAVPTPNFAMPVTVPVTNQNTLQFSSPGSSLVTQSLVTSSLTDPRLLSPQQPTLQRNTVSPGLPQRPASAGAMLGGDLNNTNGACPSPVGNGYVSARASPGLLPVSNGSTLGKIIPAKSPPPPPHSTQLASNSRKPDLRVITSQSGKGLMHHLQNTQRLGVSQATHSLTTPVVSVATPSLLTQGLPFSAMPTAYNTDYQLTSAELSSLPAFSSPGGLSLGNISAWQQQQQQQQQQQQQQQQQQQQQQQQQQQQQQQQQQQQQQQQQQQHLVPVSLGNLIQGSHLSHTTTLTVNTNPNISIKSEPVSPNRERNTATPLSTFPHQPRHEPTGRSPVDSLSSNTSSYEGSERDDPTRTDFSSTLGLLRPGGEPEGESPSVKRMRLDTWVT, encoded by the exons ATGGGGAGGAAAAAGATCCAGATCCAGCGGATCACGGATGAGCGGAACCGGCAG GTGACCTTCACCAAGCGTAAGTTCGGCTTGATGAAGAAAGCCTACGAGCTGAGCGTGTTGTGCGACTGCGAGATCGCCCTGATCATTTTCAACCACTCCAACAAGCTGTTCCAGTATGCCAGCACCGACATGGACAAGGTGCTGCTTAAGTACACTGAGTACAACGAGCCCCATGAGAGCCGGACCAATGCGGACATCATTGAG ACGTTAAGAAAGAAAGGTTTTAATGGCTGTGACAGCCCGGAACCCGACGGAGATGACTCGATAGACCAGAGCCCCTTGATGGAGGATAAATACCGTAAAGGCAGCGAGGATCTGGATATCCTGTTCAAGCGATACGGT TCCGCAGTGCCCACGCCAAACTTTGCCATGCCAGTGACGGTTCCCGTGACCAACCAGAACACACTGCAGTTCAGCAGCCCGGGCAGCTCGTTGGTGACCCAATCCTTGGTGACCTCGTCGCTGACCGACCCCCGGCTCCTCTCCCCACAGCAGCCAACACTGCAGAGGAATACGGTGTCCCCAGGGCTGCCGCAGCGGCCAGCCAGTGCAG GGGCGATGCTTGGGGGTGACCTGAACAACACCAACGGAGCCTGCCCGAGCCCCGTGG GCAACGGCTACGTGAGTGCTCGTGCCTCCCCCGGTCTCCTTCCCGTCTCCAACGGCAGCACTTTGGGCAAGATCATCCCGGCCAAATCCCCTCCGCcgccaccccacagcacccagctcGCCTCCAACAGCCGCAAGCCGGACCTGCGCGTCATCACCTCGCAGAGCGGCAAAGGGCTGATGCACCACCTG CAGAACACGCAGCGGTTAGGTGTCTCCCAAGCGACTCACTCTCTAACCACGCCGGTTGTTTCTGTTGCCACCCCGAGCCTGCTGACACAGGGGCTGCCGTTCTCCGCCATGCCGACCGCATACAACACAG ATTATCAGCTGACGAGTGCTGAGTTATCTTCGCTGCCAGCATTCAGCTCACCTGGTGGGTTGTCCCTTGGCAACATctctgcctggcagcagcagcagcagcagcagcagcagcaacagcagcagcagcagcagcaacaacagcaacagcagcagcagcagcaacaacagcagcagcagcagcagcaacagcagcagcaacagcagcagcagcagcacctggttCCTGTATCACTAGGAAATTTAAT ACAAGGGAGCCACTTGTCCCACACCACCACTTTGACTGTCAACACCAACCCCAACATCAGCATCAAGTCGGAGCCCGTCTCGCCCAACCGGGAACGAAACACTGCCACCCCACTCAGCACCTTCCCCCACCAGCCCCGCCATGAGCCCACCGGCCGCTCGCCTGTCGACAGCCTCAGCAGCAACACCAGCTCCTACGAGGGCAGCGAGCGAGACGATCCCACTCGCACCGACTTCAGCTCCACCCTGGGGCTGCTGCGCCCTGGTGGTGAGCCCGAGGGGGAGAGCCCTTCGGTGAAACGCATGCGGTTGGATACCTGGGTCACATAA
- the MEF2D gene encoding myocyte-specific enhancer factor 2D isoform X1: MGRKKIQIQRITDERNRQVTFTKRKFGLMKKAYELSVLCDCEIALIIFNHSNKLFQYASTDMDKVLLKYTEYNEPHESRTNADIIETLRKKGFNGCDSPEPDGDDSIDQSPLMEDKYRKGSEDLDILFKRYGALNKKHRECESPEGDEVFALTPQTEEKYKKIDEEFDKMMQSYRLASAVPTPNFAMPVTVPVTNQNTLQFSSPGSSLVTQSLVTSSLTDPRLLSPQQPTLQRNTVSPGLPQRPASAGAMLGGDLNNTNGACPSPVGNGYVSARASPGLLPVSNGSTLGKIIPAKSPPPPPHSTQLASNSRKPDLRVITSQSGKGLMHHLTEDHLALQNTQRLGVSQATHSLTTPVVSVATPSLLTQGLPFSAMPTAYNTDYQLTSAELSSLPAFSSPGGLSLGNISAWQQQQQQQQQQQQQQQQQQQQQQQQQQQQQQQQQQQQQQQQQQQHLVPVSLGNLIQGSHLSHTTTLTVNTNPNISIKSEPVSPNRERNTATPLSTFPHQPRHEPTGRSPVDSLSSNTSSYEGSERDDPTRTDFSSTLGLLRPGGEPEGESPSVKRMRLDTWVT, encoded by the exons ATGGGGAGGAAAAAGATCCAGATCCAGCGGATCACGGATGAGCGGAACCGGCAG GTGACCTTCACCAAGCGTAAGTTCGGCTTGATGAAGAAAGCCTACGAGCTGAGCGTGTTGTGCGACTGCGAGATCGCCCTGATCATTTTCAACCACTCCAACAAGCTGTTCCAGTATGCCAGCACCGACATGGACAAGGTGCTGCTTAAGTACACTGAGTACAACGAGCCCCATGAGAGCCGGACCAATGCGGACATCATTGAG ACGTTAAGAAAGAAAGGTTTTAATGGCTGTGACAGCCCGGAACCCGACGGAGATGACTCGATAGACCAGAGCCCCTTGATGGAGGATAAATACCGTAAAGGCAGCGAGGATCTGGATATCCTGTTCAAGCGATACGGT GCGCTGAACAAGAAGCACAGGGAGTGCGAAAGCCCGGAAGGGGATGAAGTGTTTGCACTGACCCCGCAGACGGAGGAGAAATATAAAAAGATTGATGAGGAGTTTGATAAAATGATGCAGAGTTACCGGCTCGCA TCCGCAGTGCCCACGCCAAACTTTGCCATGCCAGTGACGGTTCCCGTGACCAACCAGAACACACTGCAGTTCAGCAGCCCGGGCAGCTCGTTGGTGACCCAATCCTTGGTGACCTCGTCGCTGACCGACCCCCGGCTCCTCTCCCCACAGCAGCCAACACTGCAGAGGAATACGGTGTCCCCAGGGCTGCCGCAGCGGCCAGCCAGTGCAG GGGCGATGCTTGGGGGTGACCTGAACAACACCAACGGAGCCTGCCCGAGCCCCGTGG GCAACGGCTACGTGAGTGCTCGTGCCTCCCCCGGTCTCCTTCCCGTCTCCAACGGCAGCACTTTGGGCAAGATCATCCCGGCCAAATCCCCTCCGCcgccaccccacagcacccagctcGCCTCCAACAGCCGCAAGCCGGACCTGCGCGTCATCACCTCGCAGAGCGGCAAAGGGCTGATGCACCACCTG ACGGAGGATCACTTGGCTCTG CAGAACACGCAGCGGTTAGGTGTCTCCCAAGCGACTCACTCTCTAACCACGCCGGTTGTTTCTGTTGCCACCCCGAGCCTGCTGACACAGGGGCTGCCGTTCTCCGCCATGCCGACCGCATACAACACAG ATTATCAGCTGACGAGTGCTGAGTTATCTTCGCTGCCAGCATTCAGCTCACCTGGTGGGTTGTCCCTTGGCAACATctctgcctggcagcagcagcagcagcagcagcagcagcaacagcagcagcagcagcagcaacaacagcaacagcagcagcagcagcaacaacagcagcagcagcagcagcaacagcagcagcaacagcagcagcagcagcacctggttCCTGTATCACTAGGAAATTTAAT ACAAGGGAGCCACTTGTCCCACACCACCACTTTGACTGTCAACACCAACCCCAACATCAGCATCAAGTCGGAGCCCGTCTCGCCCAACCGGGAACGAAACACTGCCACCCCACTCAGCACCTTCCCCCACCAGCCCCGCCATGAGCCCACCGGCCGCTCGCCTGTCGACAGCCTCAGCAGCAACACCAGCTCCTACGAGGGCAGCGAGCGAGACGATCCCACTCGCACCGACTTCAGCTCCACCCTGGGGCTGCTGCGCCCTGGTGGTGAGCCCGAGGGGGAGAGCCCTTCGGTGAAACGCATGCGGTTGGATACCTGGGTCACATAA
- the MEF2D gene encoding myocyte-specific enhancer factor 2D isoform X8, with translation MGRKKIQIQRITDERNRQVTFTKRKFGLMKKAYELSVLCDCEIALIIFNHSNKLFQYASTDMDKVLLKYTEYNEPHESRTNADIIEALNKKHRECESPEGDEVFALTPQTEEKYKKIDEEFDKMMQSYRLASAVPTPNFAMPVTVPVTNQNTLQFSSPGSSLVTQSLVTSSLTDPRLLSPQQPTLQRNTVSPGLPQRPASAGAMLGGDLNNTNGACPSPVGNGYVSARASPGLLPVSNGSTLGKIIPAKSPPPPPHSTQLASNSRKPDLRVITSQSGKGLMHHLTEDHLALNTQRLGVSQATHSLTTPVVSVATPSLLTQGLPFSAMPTAYNTDYQLTSAELSSLPAFSSPGGLSLGNISAWQQQQQQQQQQQQQQQQQQQQQQQQQQQQQQQQQQQQQQQQQQQHLVPVSLGNLIQGSHLSHTTTLTVNTNPNISIKSEPVSPNRERNTATPLSTFPHQPRHEPTGRSPVDSLSSNTSSYEGSERDDPTRTDFSSTLGLLRPGGEPEGESPSVKRMRLDTWVT, from the exons ATGGGGAGGAAAAAGATCCAGATCCAGCGGATCACGGATGAGCGGAACCGGCAG GTGACCTTCACCAAGCGTAAGTTCGGCTTGATGAAGAAAGCCTACGAGCTGAGCGTGTTGTGCGACTGCGAGATCGCCCTGATCATTTTCAACCACTCCAACAAGCTGTTCCAGTATGCCAGCACCGACATGGACAAGGTGCTGCTTAAGTACACTGAGTACAACGAGCCCCATGAGAGCCGGACCAATGCGGACATCATTGAG GCGCTGAACAAGAAGCACAGGGAGTGCGAAAGCCCGGAAGGGGATGAAGTGTTTGCACTGACCCCGCAGACGGAGGAGAAATATAAAAAGATTGATGAGGAGTTTGATAAAATGATGCAGAGTTACCGGCTCGCA TCCGCAGTGCCCACGCCAAACTTTGCCATGCCAGTGACGGTTCCCGTGACCAACCAGAACACACTGCAGTTCAGCAGCCCGGGCAGCTCGTTGGTGACCCAATCCTTGGTGACCTCGTCGCTGACCGACCCCCGGCTCCTCTCCCCACAGCAGCCAACACTGCAGAGGAATACGGTGTCCCCAGGGCTGCCGCAGCGGCCAGCCAGTGCAG GGGCGATGCTTGGGGGTGACCTGAACAACACCAACGGAGCCTGCCCGAGCCCCGTGG GCAACGGCTACGTGAGTGCTCGTGCCTCCCCCGGTCTCCTTCCCGTCTCCAACGGCAGCACTTTGGGCAAGATCATCCCGGCCAAATCCCCTCCGCcgccaccccacagcacccagctcGCCTCCAACAGCCGCAAGCCGGACCTGCGCGTCATCACCTCGCAGAGCGGCAAAGGGCTGATGCACCACCTG ACGGAGGATCACTTGGCTCTG AACACGCAGCGGTTAGGTGTCTCCCAAGCGACTCACTCTCTAACCACGCCGGTTGTTTCTGTTGCCACCCCGAGCCTGCTGACACAGGGGCTGCCGTTCTCCGCCATGCCGACCGCATACAACACAG ATTATCAGCTGACGAGTGCTGAGTTATCTTCGCTGCCAGCATTCAGCTCACCTGGTGGGTTGTCCCTTGGCAACATctctgcctggcagcagcagcagcagcagcagcagcagcaacagcagcagcagcagcagcaacaacagcaacagcagcagcagcagcaacaacagcagcagcagcagcagcaacagcagcagcaacagcagcagcagcagcacctggttCCTGTATCACTAGGAAATTTAAT ACAAGGGAGCCACTTGTCCCACACCACCACTTTGACTGTCAACACCAACCCCAACATCAGCATCAAGTCGGAGCCCGTCTCGCCCAACCGGGAACGAAACACTGCCACCCCACTCAGCACCTTCCCCCACCAGCCCCGCCATGAGCCCACCGGCCGCTCGCCTGTCGACAGCCTCAGCAGCAACACCAGCTCCTACGAGGGCAGCGAGCGAGACGATCCCACTCGCACCGACTTCAGCTCCACCCTGGGGCTGCTGCGCCCTGGTGGTGAGCCCGAGGGGGAGAGCCCTTCGGTGAAACGCATGCGGTTGGATACCTGGGTCACATAA
- the MEF2D gene encoding myocyte-specific enhancer factor 2D isoform X10 → MGRKKIQIQRITDERNRQVTFTKRKFGLMKKAYELSVLCDCEIALIIFNHSNKLFQYASTDMDKVLLKYTEYNEPHESRTNADIIETLRKKGFNGCDSPEPDGDDSIDQSPLMEDKYRKGSEDLDILFKRYGSAVPTPNFAMPVTVPVTNQNTLQFSSPGSSLVTQSLVTSSLTDPRLLSPQQPTLQRNTVSPGLPQRPASAGAMLGGDLNNTNGACPSPVGNGYVSARASPGLLPVSNGSTLGKIIPAKSPPPPPHSTQLASNSRKPDLRVITSQSGKGLMHHLNTQRLGVSQATHSLTTPVVSVATPSLLTQGLPFSAMPTAYNTDYQLTSAELSSLPAFSSPGGLSLGNISAWQQQQQQQQQQQQQQQQQQQQQQQQQQQQQQQQQQQQQQQQQQQHLVPVSLGNLIQGSHLSHTTTLTVNTNPNISIKSEPVSPNRERNTATPLSTFPHQPRHEPTGRSPVDSLSSNTSSYEGSERDDPTRTDFSSTLGLLRPGGEPEGESPSVKRMRLDTWVT, encoded by the exons ATGGGGAGGAAAAAGATCCAGATCCAGCGGATCACGGATGAGCGGAACCGGCAG GTGACCTTCACCAAGCGTAAGTTCGGCTTGATGAAGAAAGCCTACGAGCTGAGCGTGTTGTGCGACTGCGAGATCGCCCTGATCATTTTCAACCACTCCAACAAGCTGTTCCAGTATGCCAGCACCGACATGGACAAGGTGCTGCTTAAGTACACTGAGTACAACGAGCCCCATGAGAGCCGGACCAATGCGGACATCATTGAG ACGTTAAGAAAGAAAGGTTTTAATGGCTGTGACAGCCCGGAACCCGACGGAGATGACTCGATAGACCAGAGCCCCTTGATGGAGGATAAATACCGTAAAGGCAGCGAGGATCTGGATATCCTGTTCAAGCGATACGGT TCCGCAGTGCCCACGCCAAACTTTGCCATGCCAGTGACGGTTCCCGTGACCAACCAGAACACACTGCAGTTCAGCAGCCCGGGCAGCTCGTTGGTGACCCAATCCTTGGTGACCTCGTCGCTGACCGACCCCCGGCTCCTCTCCCCACAGCAGCCAACACTGCAGAGGAATACGGTGTCCCCAGGGCTGCCGCAGCGGCCAGCCAGTGCAG GGGCGATGCTTGGGGGTGACCTGAACAACACCAACGGAGCCTGCCCGAGCCCCGTGG GCAACGGCTACGTGAGTGCTCGTGCCTCCCCCGGTCTCCTTCCCGTCTCCAACGGCAGCACTTTGGGCAAGATCATCCCGGCCAAATCCCCTCCGCcgccaccccacagcacccagctcGCCTCCAACAGCCGCAAGCCGGACCTGCGCGTCATCACCTCGCAGAGCGGCAAAGGGCTGATGCACCACCTG AACACGCAGCGGTTAGGTGTCTCCCAAGCGACTCACTCTCTAACCACGCCGGTTGTTTCTGTTGCCACCCCGAGCCTGCTGACACAGGGGCTGCCGTTCTCCGCCATGCCGACCGCATACAACACAG ATTATCAGCTGACGAGTGCTGAGTTATCTTCGCTGCCAGCATTCAGCTCACCTGGTGGGTTGTCCCTTGGCAACATctctgcctggcagcagcagcagcagcagcagcagcagcaacagcagcagcagcagcagcaacaacagcaacagcagcagcagcagcaacaacagcagcagcagcagcagcaacagcagcagcaacagcagcagcagcagcacctggttCCTGTATCACTAGGAAATTTAAT ACAAGGGAGCCACTTGTCCCACACCACCACTTTGACTGTCAACACCAACCCCAACATCAGCATCAAGTCGGAGCCCGTCTCGCCCAACCGGGAACGAAACACTGCCACCCCACTCAGCACCTTCCCCCACCAGCCCCGCCATGAGCCCACCGGCCGCTCGCCTGTCGACAGCCTCAGCAGCAACACCAGCTCCTACGAGGGCAGCGAGCGAGACGATCCCACTCGCACCGACTTCAGCTCCACCCTGGGGCTGCTGCGCCCTGGTGGTGAGCCCGAGGGGGAGAGCCCTTCGGTGAAACGCATGCGGTTGGATACCTGGGTCACATAA
- the MEF2D gene encoding myocyte-specific enhancer factor 2D isoform X7: protein MGRKKIQIQRITDERNRQVTFTKRKFGLMKKAYELSVLCDCEIALIIFNHSNKLFQYASTDMDKVLLKYTEYNEPHESRTNADIIEALNKKHRECESPEGDEVFALTPQTEEKYKKIDEEFDKMMQSYRLASAVPTPNFAMPVTVPVTNQNTLQFSSPGSSLVTQSLVTSSLTDPRLLSPQQPTLQRNTVSPGLPQRPASAGAMLGGDLNNTNGACPSPVGNGYVSARASPGLLPVSNGSTLGKIIPAKSPPPPPHSTQLASNSRKPDLRVITSQSGKGLMHHLTEDHLALQNTQRLGVSQATHSLTTPVVSVATPSLLTQGLPFSAMPTAYNTDYQLTSAELSSLPAFSSPGGLSLGNISAWQQQQQQQQQQQQQQQQQQQQQQQQQQQQQQQQQQQQQQQQQQQHLVPVSLGNLIQGSHLSHTTTLTVNTNPNISIKSEPVSPNRERNTATPLSTFPHQPRHEPTGRSPVDSLSSNTSSYEGSERDDPTRTDFSSTLGLLRPGGEPEGESPSVKRMRLDTWVT, encoded by the exons ATGGGGAGGAAAAAGATCCAGATCCAGCGGATCACGGATGAGCGGAACCGGCAG GTGACCTTCACCAAGCGTAAGTTCGGCTTGATGAAGAAAGCCTACGAGCTGAGCGTGTTGTGCGACTGCGAGATCGCCCTGATCATTTTCAACCACTCCAACAAGCTGTTCCAGTATGCCAGCACCGACATGGACAAGGTGCTGCTTAAGTACACTGAGTACAACGAGCCCCATGAGAGCCGGACCAATGCGGACATCATTGAG GCGCTGAACAAGAAGCACAGGGAGTGCGAAAGCCCGGAAGGGGATGAAGTGTTTGCACTGACCCCGCAGACGGAGGAGAAATATAAAAAGATTGATGAGGAGTTTGATAAAATGATGCAGAGTTACCGGCTCGCA TCCGCAGTGCCCACGCCAAACTTTGCCATGCCAGTGACGGTTCCCGTGACCAACCAGAACACACTGCAGTTCAGCAGCCCGGGCAGCTCGTTGGTGACCCAATCCTTGGTGACCTCGTCGCTGACCGACCCCCGGCTCCTCTCCCCACAGCAGCCAACACTGCAGAGGAATACGGTGTCCCCAGGGCTGCCGCAGCGGCCAGCCAGTGCAG GGGCGATGCTTGGGGGTGACCTGAACAACACCAACGGAGCCTGCCCGAGCCCCGTGG GCAACGGCTACGTGAGTGCTCGTGCCTCCCCCGGTCTCCTTCCCGTCTCCAACGGCAGCACTTTGGGCAAGATCATCCCGGCCAAATCCCCTCCGCcgccaccccacagcacccagctcGCCTCCAACAGCCGCAAGCCGGACCTGCGCGTCATCACCTCGCAGAGCGGCAAAGGGCTGATGCACCACCTG ACGGAGGATCACTTGGCTCTG CAGAACACGCAGCGGTTAGGTGTCTCCCAAGCGACTCACTCTCTAACCACGCCGGTTGTTTCTGTTGCCACCCCGAGCCTGCTGACACAGGGGCTGCCGTTCTCCGCCATGCCGACCGCATACAACACAG ATTATCAGCTGACGAGTGCTGAGTTATCTTCGCTGCCAGCATTCAGCTCACCTGGTGGGTTGTCCCTTGGCAACATctctgcctggcagcagcagcagcagcagcagcagcagcaacagcagcagcagcagcagcaacaacagcaacagcagcagcagcagcaacaacagcagcagcagcagcagcaacagcagcagcaacagcagcagcagcagcacctggttCCTGTATCACTAGGAAATTTAAT ACAAGGGAGCCACTTGTCCCACACCACCACTTTGACTGTCAACACCAACCCCAACATCAGCATCAAGTCGGAGCCCGTCTCGCCCAACCGGGAACGAAACACTGCCACCCCACTCAGCACCTTCCCCCACCAGCCCCGCCATGAGCCCACCGGCCGCTCGCCTGTCGACAGCCTCAGCAGCAACACCAGCTCCTACGAGGGCAGCGAGCGAGACGATCCCACTCGCACCGACTTCAGCTCCACCCTGGGGCTGCTGCGCCCTGGTGGTGAGCCCGAGGGGGAGAGCCCTTCGGTGAAACGCATGCGGTTGGATACCTGGGTCACATAA